In a single window of the Lebetimonas sp. JH292 genome:
- the metG gene encoding methionine--tRNA ligase — MSDCSTYYLTTPIYYVNDVPHIGHAYTTIIADSIARYARLKGIDTFFLTGTDEHGQKIEEAARKRGKSPKEYADEISAKFKELWDEFEISYDKFIRTTDPGHIKGVQKAFLTMYENGDIYKDYYEGHYCVGCESFVAPSQLVNDELCPDCGRPTRIIKEESYFFRLSKYQDKILEWLKTKKPILPEAKANEIIRFVEDGLKDLSITRTSFEWGIKLPKEVNDPKHVVYVWLDALFNYLTALGYGSGDESLVKKYWPAKLHIVGKDILKFHAVYWPAFLMSIGYSLPKVIAAHGWWTRDGEKMSKSKGNVINPKEVADAYGIENFRYFMLREVPFGADGDFSEKALIDRINNDLGNDLGNLLNRIIGMAYKYFDGKITSQNVEKYFSGELNEARNILKDLEKTYLWKMQIHKFLEELWKVLSIGNKAIDTYKPWDLMKTGENEKAGALLGLIANLLALVAVNLHAFMPKTTQKIASTLGFEINEKSFKEIMDGKLIGDFIIEKIPPLFPKIEKPLMKKSEIKQKPQNLVTIDEFFKTELRIGKVVQAEEVKKSKKLLRLEVDLGEGKPRQIIAGIKEYYTPEELIDTYVCVVSNLKPAKLMGMISEGMLLGAKDENGFSLIRPEKPKKVGTQIK, encoded by the coding sequence ATGAGCGACTGCAGTACATATTATTTAACAACGCCTATTTATTATGTAAACGATGTGCCCCACATTGGGCATGCGTATACGACTATAATTGCTGATTCCATTGCAAGATATGCAAGGCTCAAGGGAATTGACACCTTTTTTTTAACAGGTACTGACGAGCATGGGCAAAAAATTGAGGAAGCAGCCAGAAAAAGAGGCAAGAGTCCAAAAGAATATGCGGATGAAATAAGTGCAAAATTTAAAGAGTTGTGGGATGAATTTGAAATAAGCTATGATAAATTTATTCGTACAACAGACCCTGGGCATATAAAAGGTGTTCAAAAAGCATTTTTAACGATGTATGAAAACGGGGATATTTATAAAGATTATTATGAAGGGCATTATTGTGTGGGGTGTGAAAGTTTTGTGGCCCCTAGCCAGCTTGTGAATGATGAACTGTGCCCGGATTGCGGCAGGCCTACAAGAATTATAAAAGAAGAAAGTTATTTTTTCAGGCTCTCTAAGTATCAGGATAAAATTTTAGAGTGGCTAAAAACAAAAAAACCTATTTTGCCTGAAGCAAAAGCGAATGAAATTATAAGGTTTGTCGAAGACGGTTTAAAAGACCTTTCCATTACAAGAACTTCCTTTGAATGGGGCATTAAACTTCCAAAAGAGGTTAATGACCCAAAACATGTTGTTTATGTATGGCTTGATGCATTGTTTAATTATTTAACGGCACTTGGATACGGCAGCGGGGATGAAAGTTTGGTGAAAAAATACTGGCCTGCAAAGCTTCATATAGTAGGGAAAGATATACTTAAATTTCATGCTGTTTACTGGCCGGCGTTTCTGATGAGTATAGGATACTCCCTTCCGAAAGTAATAGCTGCTCACGGATGGTGGACAAGAGACGGAGAAAAAATGAGCAAAAGTAAAGGAAATGTAATTAACCCCAAAGAAGTCGCCGATGCATACGGAATTGAAAATTTCAGATATTTTATGCTAAGAGAAGTGCCGTTCGGGGCAGACGGTGATTTTAGTGAAAAAGCGTTAATAGACAGAATCAATAACGACCTCGGAAATGATCTCGGAAATTTGCTAAATAGAATTATAGGAATGGCATATAAATATTTTGACGGGAAAATAACTTCCCAAAATGTCGAAAAATATTTTTCAGGGGAATTAAATGAAGCGAGAAATATACTCAAAGATTTGGAAAAAACATATTTGTGGAAAATGCAGATACATAAATTTTTAGAAGAGTTATGGAAAGTTTTAAGTATCGGAAATAAAGCAATAGATACATACAAACCTTGGGATTTGATGAAAACGGGAGAAAATGAAAAAGCAGGCGCACTTCTTGGGCTTATTGCCAATTTATTGGCGCTTGTGGCGGTAAATCTGCATGCATTTATGCCAAAAACCACTCAAAAAATTGCCTCAACACTCGGATTTGAAATAAATGAAAAAAGTTTTAAAGAAATAATGGACGGGAAATTGATTGGAGATTTTATTATAGAAAAAATTCCTCCACTTTTTCCTAAAATAGAAAAACCTTTAATGAAAAAATCTGAAATTAAGCAAAAACCCCAAAATTTGGTAACAATAGACGAATTTTTTAAAACCGAGCTAAGAATTGGAAAAGTTGTTCAGGCTGAAGAGGTTAAAAAATCCAAAAAACTGCTTAGGCTGGAAGTTGATTTGGGAGAAGGTAAACCTCGTCAGATTATTGCCGGAATTAAAGAATATTACACGCCAGAAGAGCTGATTGATACTTATGTGTGTGTTGTAAGTAATTTAAAACCCGCTAAACTTATGGGAATGATTAGTGAGGGAATGCTTCTCGGGGCTAAAGATGAAAACGGTTTTTCCCTTATCAGACCTGAAAAACCTAAAAAAGTCGGAACGCAGATAAAATAG
- a CDS encoding class 1 fructose-bisphosphatase, whose amino-acid sequence MTEIMDRIKNIAIEISSAIKTQDTGKVDTCNISGDVQAKLDVISDEIVEKHLSCTSSVAQIISEEKEDALTLNENGKYFVAYDPLDGSSLIDVNLSVGSIFGIYKGDYAGENIVAAAYIVYGPRLELVVARDTVELFRFNEEKKEFEYIKELRLSEKGKILGPGGTQKCWYPYHKKMIDNCFKKGYRLRYSGGMVPDLHQILLKGGGLFAYPAATDKPKGKLRKLFEVFPFAYVFERAGGLATDGENNILTLGYEHYHDTTPCFLGSNYEIEKVLNTYKGKK is encoded by the coding sequence ATGACCGAAATAATGGATAGAATAAAAAATATAGCCATTGAAATAAGCAGTGCTATTAAAACACAGGATACCGGTAAAGTGGACACATGTAATATAAGCGGGGATGTGCAGGCAAAACTTGATGTAATAAGCGATGAAATTGTTGAAAAACATTTAAGCTGCACTTCAAGTGTGGCACAGATAATAAGCGAAGAAAAAGAAGACGCCCTTACTTTAAATGAAAACGGTAAATATTTTGTTGCTTATGACCCGCTTGACGGGAGCAGTTTAATAGACGTCAATTTAAGTGTCGGAAGTATTTTCGGAATTTATAAAGGGGATTATGCAGGGGAAAATATTGTTGCTGCCGCATATATTGTATACGGTCCGAGATTGGAGCTTGTTGTAGCCAGGGACACGGTGGAACTTTTCAGATTTAATGAAGAAAAAAAAGAATTTGAATATATAAAAGAATTAAGACTTTCTGAAAAAGGAAAAATATTGGGGCCCGGGGGCACTCAAAAATGCTGGTATCCATATCATAAAAAAATGATTGATAATTGTTTTAAAAAAGGTTACAGACTCAGATATTCCGGAGGAATGGTGCCGGATTTACATCAGATTTTATTAAAAGGAGGGGGGCTTTTTGCTTATCCTGCCGCAACCGATAAACCGAAAGGCAAACTCAGAAAACTTTTTGAAGTGTTTCCTTTTGCATATGTGTTTGAGCGTGCAGGAGGTCTTGCGACAGACGGGGAAAATAATATTTTAACTCTGGGGTATGAGCATTATCATGACACCACTCCTTGCTTTCTTGGAAGTAATTATGAAATAGAAAAAGTTTTAAATACTTATAAAGGAAAAAAATGA
- the mobB gene encoding molybdopterin-guanine dinucleotide biosynthesis protein B, protein MRKAVAFTGPSNSGKTTLIEKIAKRLIGSYKIAIIKNDPADKAKFDKVGKDSYRFYSTGAEVVVTSPTRTTYFSHRQKSLDEIINMINDFDILLVEGLKYLPLPRIGIFRGDVDESYFRYIKAVAIDESVDKSKIPQNIEILNLNDTDQIIEWVLNNAKEV, encoded by the coding sequence TTGAGAAAAGCGGTTGCATTTACAGGTCCGAGTAATTCGGGAAAAACAACATTGATTGAAAAAATTGCCAAAAGGCTTATTGGCTCATACAAAATAGCGATTATTAAAAATGATCCGGCCGACAAGGCAAAATTTGACAAAGTCGGCAAAGACAGTTACAGATTTTATTCAACCGGAGCGGAGGTTGTTGTAACATCTCCCACCAGAACCACTTATTTTTCTCACAGACAAAAATCACTTGATGAAATTATAAATATGATAAACGATTTTGATATTTTGCTTGTTGAAGGGCTTAAATATTTGCCTCTTCCGAGAATTGGGATATTCAGGGGTGATGTTGATGAAAGTTATTTCAGATATATAAAAGCCGTGGCCATTGATGAGAGTGTGGATAAAAGTAAAATACCTCAAAATATAGAAATACTGAATTTAAATGATACGGATCAGATAATCGAATGGGTATTGAATAATGCAAAAGAAGTGTAA